The genomic window CCATATCAGGGAAGAGCGACGGGGTGGCGATCTTTTGGATATGCCTGAACATTTGGCCAACATAGCCGAATCCGTTGACCATAAGATAAATACAGGATCGCTCAAATACACCCGTTTTGTGGGTGCCAATAGCGGCCAACTCTCCATGTATGCTTCTGCACAACATGTAAACAGAGGCTCATATTATGGGGCCCGATCTTATCCCGAGGGCTATGTTTTTAGCCGCCCCATGGACGACCCCGCACAATTAGCCGACGGCACACCGGATAAAAGTGCCTATGGGGCAACAACAGACCTTTCCTTCTCCTATGGTGTGCAATATAAAGGTGGTGCAGGCAAGCATAATTACATTACAGGAATTGAAAATACGGGCAGCAGGCTGGAGGATAATAAGCTAGGCTACACCGAGGATGGGATCACTTATCCTAAGGTGGCGATTTCGGATCAAAAGGTAAGTACCTGGGGAGCATTTGGACAATATGATTACACACTAAACAAACTAACAGTGTCGGCAGGAGTACGAATGGATCATTACAATATTACAGACAATGAAAGCAGTAATGCCGAACTCTCAAACACGGTTTTGAGCCCGCGTTTAAACCTTCTGTACAAACCCACAAAACAGCTTCAACTGAGAGGGAGTTATGCCAACGGCTATCGTGCTCCGCAAATTTATGACGAGGATTTACATATCGAAGTAGCCGGCAAAAGAAAGGTAATTCATCAAAATGGTGCCAACCTTAAACAGGAGAGCAGCAACAGCTTAATGGCTTCACTGTGTTATCAGGCAACAATTGGCTCTGCTGCTTTTGAGTTTATGGCCGAAGGATTCTATACGCACTTAAACGATGCTTTTGCCAATGAACAAAGTGCACCCGATGCAAATAATGTAGTAATTTACACGCGCATTAACGGTGGCGATGCCAAGGTAAAAGGAATCAATCTGGAAGCCAAATATTATCCATCGGTGAAATGGAACATTGATTTAGGCATGACTATTCAGACTAGCAAATACACTGAAGAGCAGGAATATGGCAACGGAAACTTTACCAAAGATTTTTTAAGAACACCCGATAATTATGGATACTTTACTTTTAATCTATTACCTATCCGTAATTTAACTCTATCTGCAAATGGCAGCTACACAGGTACTATGAAACTGGAGTATTACGGTAACAGTGAGGGTGGTGAGATAAAAGTATCGCCGGAATTTTTTGATGCAGGCATCAAGGGCGAATATAAAATTAAAATGATAAAAGGATTTGACATGAGCATTAGTGCCGGAATAAAAAATGTATT from Saccharicrinis carchari includes these protein-coding regions:
- a CDS encoding TonB-dependent receptor — encoded protein: MAPPPLQGEIKAHGQPVPFATVQLKSTTIGSASNINGKFFFEHLPEGDHTLVVKSLGHKTKEVKIHFKDSKPLSIDIALEEDVLGLEQVVVTADKTQKRRVDASMIVNTMNPKQLAQVQAVTLSEGLNFTTGLRMENNCQNCGANQVRMNGMEGSYSQVLVNGRPIFSGLASVYGLEIIPANMIQQIEVVKGGGSALYGSNAIAGTINLITSEPINNKIEAGINNGIIGISKNPSNDLNLNLNASIVSQSKNSGINVYGTHRNREAYDANGDTFTELAQLNSKTIGTSIYQRIGYRNKITMDYFHIREERRGGDLLDMPEHLANIAESVDHKINTGSLKYTRFVGANSGQLSMYASAQHVNRGSYYGARSYPEGYVFSRPMDDPAQLADGTPDKSAYGATTDLSFSYGVQYKGGAGKHNYITGIENTGSRLEDNKLGYTEDGITYPKVAISDQKVSTWGAFGQYDYTLNKLTVSAGVRMDHYNITDNESSNAELSNTVLSPRLNLLYKPTKQLQLRGSYANGYRAPQIYDEDLHIEVAGKRKVIHQNGANLKQESSNSLMASLCYQATIGSAAFEFMAEGFYTHLNDAFANEQSAPDANNVVIYTRINGGDAKVKGINLEAKYYPSVKWNIDLGMTIQTSKYTEEQEYGNGNFTKDFLRTPDNYGYFTFNLLPIRNLTLSANGSYTGTMKLEYYGNSEGGEIKVSPEFFDAGIKGEYKIKMIKGFDMSISAGIKNVFNSYQDDFDKGINRDPAYIYGPSLPRSVYFGIKVGNWL